The Cellulophaga sp. L1A9 genome window below encodes:
- a CDS encoding FecR family protein yields the protein MNNNQLNNIEISKFLTNTLSPSELIIFKDKLEVSENVNLLKKYIVINHLFEVESQEFDSDVAFQKFLAKKIEYNATIKKPFFESNLSYLYAAAGICLLVGLSILMYFNFNDSNQLEVSSQIVLKLSSGEKKSLDESKSNKIYNKKGEVVAVQKGNSILYNYAENHGEVANNQFNEIYVPYGKRMEIVLSDGTRVHLNSGSSLKYPTFFTEDSKRTVELKGEAYFDVAKKNEYNRFVVSTRNFQTTVLGTEFNISSYESDSANDVALIEGSVRVNSNSEHEFILVPGQQFKYANNTPGEVSFVDVQSRIAWLDGVLVFENEEFETILKKLERFYDVSIENHCDALINEKFTGQFDLESIEDVLNTFKNTVPFSFEMKNQKIIINPLNS from the coding sequence ATGAATAATAATCAGTTAAACAATATTGAAATTTCTAAATTTCTAACCAATACGTTATCACCTAGTGAGCTTATTATATTCAAAGATAAATTAGAGGTTTCTGAGAATGTGAATCTGTTAAAGAAATACATTGTAATTAATCATTTATTTGAAGTAGAAAGTCAAGAGTTTGATTCAGATGTGGCTTTTCAAAAATTCTTGGCGAAGAAAATTGAATATAATGCTACAATTAAAAAGCCTTTTTTTGAGTCAAATCTATCTTATTTATATGCAGCTGCGGGTATTTGTCTTTTAGTAGGGTTATCTATTTTAATGTACTTTAATTTTAATGATAGCAATCAATTAGAGGTTTCTAGTCAAATAGTTTTAAAACTTAGTTCTGGGGAAAAAAAATCTCTGGACGAATCCAAATCAAATAAAATATATAATAAAAAAGGTGAGGTTGTTGCCGTTCAAAAAGGGAACAGTATTCTTTATAATTATGCTGAAAACCACGGAGAGGTGGCCAACAATCAATTCAATGAAATTTATGTGCCCTATGGTAAGCGAATGGAGATCGTTCTTTCGGATGGCACTAGAGTACATTTGAATTCAGGATCATCTTTAAAATATCCTACCTTTTTTACGGAAGATAGCAAGCGCACGGTTGAATTAAAAGGAGAAGCTTATTTTGATGTAGCTAAAAAGAATGAGTACAATAGATTTGTTGTCAGTACTAGAAATTTTCAAACAACGGTTCTTGGTACCGAGTTTAATATTAGTTCTTATGAGAGTGATAGTGCAAATGATGTAGCACTCATTGAAGGTTCTGTACGGGTGAATTCAAATTCAGAACATGAATTTATTTTAGTGCCTGGCCAACAATTTAAATATGCAAACAATACTCCGGGAGAAGTTTCATTTGTGGATGTTCAAAGTCGTATCGCTTGGTTGGATGGCGTGTTGGTTTTTGAAAATGAAGAATTTGAAACTATTTTAAAGAAATTAGAGCGCTTTTATGATGTTTCCATAGAGAATCATTGTGATGCTTTGATAAATGAAAAATTTACAGGACAATTTGATCTAGAATCTATTGAAGATGTCCTAAACACTTTTAAGAATACAGTACCCTTTAGTTTTGAAATGAAAAACCAGAAAATAATAATCAACCCTTTAAATAGTTAA
- a CDS encoding RNA polymerase sigma-70 factor, which yields MKNLRKGDDEVFRLLYKQHYKKLCAYTYGLSKDKILSEDIVQNVFFNLWKNRKKIEITNSLNAYLFKACYNEFIDTYKKKQKKIDYLAEIRISAMDFFIEDTIETTNEVKITSIKKAIEKLPNKCKEVFIMIKIEGLKYKEVADNLKISIKTVEAHMSLALRKIKEQI from the coding sequence ATTAAAAACCTTAGAAAGGGTGATGACGAAGTATTTAGACTACTTTATAAACAACATTATAAAAAGTTATGTGCTTATACTTACGGACTTTCAAAAGATAAAATACTATCTGAAGATATTGTACAAAATGTTTTCTTTAACCTCTGGAAAAATAGAAAAAAAATTGAAATTACAAATTCATTAAATGCCTATTTATTTAAGGCATGCTATAATGAATTTATAGATACTTATAAAAAGAAACAAAAAAAGATTGATTATTTAGCTGAAATAAGAATTTCTGCGATGGATTTCTTTATTGAAGATACTATTGAAACTACGAATGAAGTTAAAATTACTTCCATCAAAAAAGCCATTGAAAAACTTCCTAATAAATGCAAAGAAGTATTTATTATGATAAAAATTGAAGGCCTAAAATATAAGGAAGTTGCCGACAATTTAAAAATATCGATAAAGACGGTTGAAGCACATATGTCTTTAGCACTAAGAAAAATTAAAGAGCAAATTTAA
- a CDS encoding transposase, which translates to MNWCKKNFIEIKYTQPGKPMQNGYIERFNRFFREDILDAYYFNDIYQLQKISDNWREDYNFNHPHKSLGNISPKEFMPRFDEEFKFFIKSGLNNNYLSKLEVS; encoded by the coding sequence ATGAACTGGTGTAAAAAGAACTTTATAGAAATTAAATATACCCAACCGGGAAAGCCAATGCAAAATGGATATATAGAACGATTTAACCGTTTCTTTAGGGAGGATATATTAGATGCCTATTATTTCAATGACATTTATCAACTTCAAAAAATAAGCGACAACTGGAGAGAAGACTATAATTTTAATCACCCGCATAAATCTTTAGGTAATATATCACCTAAAGAATTCATGCCCAGATTTGATGAAGAATTTAAATTCTTCATCAAATCTGGGCTAAATAATAATTATTTATCGAAATTAGAGGTGTCCTAA
- a CDS encoding IS3 family transposase — protein MWYYQSKKDDSEVIDKLTALAESYPTRGFDEYYYKIRREGLKWNRKRVLRVYREMKLSLRRKHKKRLVKRIKQPLETPLTLNECWSMDFMSDALTDGRKLRVFNVIDDCNREALA, from the coding sequence ATGTGGTATTACCAAAGTAAGAAAGATGATAGTGAGGTTATTGATAAGCTAACAGCGTTAGCGGAATCATACCCAACTAGAGGTTTTGATGAATATTATTATAAGATCCGTCGTGAAGGCTTAAAATGGAACAGAAAACGAGTGTTACGTGTGTACCGTGAGATGAAACTCAGTCTGCGCCGTAAACATAAAAAACGTTTGGTTAAACGTATAAAACAACCTTTAGAAACACCTTTAACATTAAATGAGTGTTGGAGTATGGATTTTATGAGCGATGCCCTTACTGATGGTAGAAAGCTCAGAGTGTTTAATGTTATAGACGACTGTAATCGGGAAGCTCTAGCATAG
- a CDS encoding transposase: MKNSKFSESQIIKALKENEQGRSVGDLSRELGIDKSTFYYWRKKYGGMEQQQLKRLKELEEENNKLKQMYADVSLDNKMLKDVLSKKF, encoded by the coding sequence ATGAAAAACAGCAAATTTAGCGAGAGCCAGATTATTAAAGCTCTTAAGGAAAATGAACAAGGAAGATCCGTAGGTGATTTATCTAGAGAATTAGGAATTGACAAAAGCACCTTCTACTATTGGAGAAAGAAGTACGGCGGTATGGAACAACAGCAGCTTAAACGTTTAAAAGAACTTGAAGAAGAGAACAATAAACTTAAACAGATGTATGCTGATGTGAGTCTTGATAATAAGATGCTTAAAGACGTATTGTCAAAAAAGTTCTAA